CGACGGGCAGATCTTCCTCGGCGACGAGGACATCTCCGACCCCCGGGTCGACGGCAACCGCGTGCGAGCCCGCCTCGGCGCGGTGTTCCAGAGCTTCAACCTCTTCCCGCACCTGTCCGTGCTCGACAACGTCACGCTCGCCTCCCGCGTGGTGCACCGGATGCCGCGACGCGACGCCGAAGCCCGCGCCGCCGACCTGCTGGCCCGGGTCGGACTCGCCGACAAGGCGAAGGACCACCCTGACCGCTTGTCGGGCGGTCAGCAGCAGCGCGTCGCCATCGCCCGCGCGATCGCGACCGACCCCGAGGTGCTGCTGCTCGACGAGATCACCTCGGCGCTCGATCCGGAGCTCGTCGGCGAGGTCCTCGAACTCGTCCGCGGCCTCGCGACCGAGGGCGCGACGATCCTGATGGCGACGCACGAGATGGCGTTCGCGCGCGACGTCGCCGACCGCGTCGTGTTCCTCGACGCCGGAACGATCGTCGAGCAGGGACTGTCGTCGGTCGTGCTGCGGCAACCGCAGGAAGCCCGCACCCAGTCGTTCCTCGCCCGCTTCACCGCCTGAGGCTCGCCCGGGCAGGCTTCCCCTGTCACAACTCGCCGCGCGCCCCTGCACATTGCGACAGGCGAGCGGCTCCCCTTAACGAAGGCGAGGGATGCCGGGCGGCACCCGGCATCCCTCGTTCACGGCCGTCCGGTCAGACGCGCAGACCCGCAGCGCGCTCGGCGACCTCGACGACGTTGGTCATCAGCAGCGCGACCGTCATCGGGCCGACACCGCCGGGGTTCGGCGACACCCAGCCCGCGACCTCCGCGACGTCCGGGTGGACGTCGCCATAGACGCGGCTCTTGCCGGTCTCGGGGTCGTCCTCGCGGGTGACGCCCACGTCGAGCACGGCGGCGCCGGGCTTCACGTGCTCGGCGGTGACGATGTGCTTCACGCCCGCCGCCGCGACGATGACGTCGGCTTCGCGCAGGTGCGCGCCGAGGTCAGTCGTGCCGGTGTGGGTGAGTGTGACGGTCGCGTTGTACTCGCGACGGGTCAGCAGCAGTCCGATCGAGCGACCGATCGTGACGCCGCGGCCGACGACGACGACGTGCTTGCCCGCCAGGTCGTAGCCGTTGCGGAGCAGCAGCTCGATGACGCCGCGCGGCGTGCAGGGCAGCGGCGAGGTGATCGGGGTGTTGACGTTGAGCACCAGGCGACCGAGGTTCGTCGGGTGGAGGCCGTCGGCATCCTTCTCGGGATCGATCCGCTCGAGGATCCGGTCGGTGTCGAGGTGCTTCGGCAGCGGCAGCTGCACGATGTAGCCGTGGCAGGCCGGGTCGGCGTTGAGCTCGTCGATCAGCGCTTCGACCTGCTCCTGCGTAGCATCGGCGGGCAGCTCCCGCTGGATCGAGTTCATCCCGATCGCTTCGGACTGCCGGTGCTTCATCCCGACGTAGAGCTGGGATGCCGGGTCCGCCCCCACGAGGACGGTGGCGATCCCGGGCGTCACGCCGTGCTCCTTCAGCACGGCGACGCGCTCGGCGAGCTCGGTCTTGATCGCGGCCGAGGCCGCCTTACCGTCGAGGATCTGAGCGCTCACGGTGTCTCCTGTGTCGTCGAGAAACGGCGTTCGGGATGAGACCCGGGGCGCCGCCGTGTGTATCGGCCCTGACGGCGCTTATCAGTGGCCGGGTGTCGAGGTGGGGGCGGCGGCCGGATCGCTCCGGCCGCCGCGCAGTCACTGCTGGAGGCCGGGGTAGAGCGGGAACGCGTCGGCGAGCTTCGCAACGCGGGCGCGGAGCGGCTCGAGGTCGGCGCCGGGCAGCAGCGCGAGCGCGATCACGTCGGCGACCTCGGTGAACTCGGCGTCGCCGAAACCGCGGGTCGCGAGCGCGGGCGTGCCGATGCGCAGGCCCGAGGTGATCATCGGCGGGCGCGGGTCGTTCGGGACCGCGTTGCGGTTCACGGTGATCCGGATCTCGTGCAGCAGGTCTTCGGCCTGCTTACCGTCGATCGCAGCCTCGCGGAGGTCGACGAGCACGAGGTGCACGTCGGTGCCACCGGAGCGCACCGAGATGCCGGCGTTCTTCACGTCCTCCTGGGTGAGGCGATCGGCGAGGATCGCCGCTCCCCGGAGCGTCCGCTCCTGGCGCTCCTTGAACTCCGGGGTCATCGCGAGCTTGAACGCGGTCGCCTTGGCGGCGATCACGTGCATGAGCGGGCCGCCCTGCTGGCCCGGGAAGACCGCCGAGTTGATCTTCTTCGCGATGTCGGCGTCGTTCGAGAGGATGAGGCCCGAGCGGGGGCCGCCGATCGTCTTGTGCACGGTGGTCGAGACGACGTGCGCGTGCGGGATGGGCGAGGGGTGCAGGCCCGCGGCGACGAGACCGGCGAAGTGCGCCATGTCGACCCAGAGGAGTGCCCCGACCTCGTCGGCGATGGCGCGGAACGCGGCGAAGTCGAGCTGGCGGGGGTACGCCGACCAGCCGGCGATGATGACCTTCGGCTTGTTCTCGATCGCGAGGCGACGAACCTCGTCCATGTCGACGAGCGAGGTCTCGGCGTCGACGCCGTACGCGACGATGTTGTAGAGCCGGCCCGAGAAGTTGATCTTCATGCCGTGCGTGAGGTGGCCGCCGTGGTCGAGCGACAGGCCGAGCAGCGTGTCACCGGGGCGGGCGATCGCGTGCAGGACCGCGGCGTTCGCCGAGGCACCGGAGTGCGGCTGGACGTTGGCGAACCCGGCGCCGAAGAGGGCCTTGGCGCGCTCGATCGCGAGCTCCTCGGCGACATCGACGACCTCGCAGCCGCCGTAGTACCGGCGGCCGGGGTAGCCCTCGGCGTACTTGTTGGTGAGGACGGAGCCCTGCGACTGCAGCACCGACACGGGAACGAAGTTCTCGGAGGCGATCATCTCGAGGAACCCGCGCTGACGGTCGAGCTCCCGCTCGAGCACATCGGCGATCTCGGGATCGACCTCGGACAGCGGGGCGTTGAACAGCGAATCGGTCATAGCGATCTCCTGACGACGGCTTTCGGGATGGGGAATCTCGCATCGGCCCAGGCGCGCGGTCGAATGCCGTGTCAATCGCTCCCCGGTGGTGGTCCACCTCAACGCCAGTCGCGACACTGCGAGCATAACGGATGGGGCCGCTGATAGGCTGGCCCGATCGGTTTTGTTAGGACGCCTTACAGAACG
This DNA window, taken from Microbacterium sp. MM2322, encodes the following:
- a CDS encoding bifunctional methylenetetrahydrofolate dehydrogenase/methenyltetrahydrofolate cyclohydrolase; translation: MSAQILDGKAASAAIKTELAERVAVLKEHGVTPGIATVLVGADPASQLYVGMKHRQSEAIGMNSIQRELPADATQEQVEALIDELNADPACHGYIVQLPLPKHLDTDRILERIDPEKDADGLHPTNLGRLVLNVNTPITSPLPCTPRGVIELLLRNGYDLAGKHVVVVGRGVTIGRSIGLLLTRREYNATVTLTHTGTTDLGAHLREADVIVAAAGVKHIVTAEHVKPGAAVLDVGVTREDDPETGKSRVYGDVHPDVAEVAGWVSPNPGGVGPMTVALLMTNVVEVAERAAGLRV
- the glyA gene encoding serine hydroxymethyltransferase; this translates as MTDSLFNAPLSEVDPEIADVLERELDRQRGFLEMIASENFVPVSVLQSQGSVLTNKYAEGYPGRRYYGGCEVVDVAEELAIERAKALFGAGFANVQPHSGASANAAVLHAIARPGDTLLGLSLDHGGHLTHGMKINFSGRLYNIVAYGVDAETSLVDMDEVRRLAIENKPKVIIAGWSAYPRQLDFAAFRAIADEVGALLWVDMAHFAGLVAAGLHPSPIPHAHVVSTTVHKTIGGPRSGLILSNDADIAKKINSAVFPGQQGGPLMHVIAAKATAFKLAMTPEFKERQERTLRGAAILADRLTQEDVKNAGISVRSGGTDVHLVLVDLREAAIDGKQAEDLLHEIRITVNRNAVPNDPRPPMITSGLRIGTPALATRGFGDAEFTEVADVIALALLPGADLEPLRARVAKLADAFPLYPGLQQ
- a CDS encoding amino acid ABC transporter ATP-binding protein, with amino-acid sequence MSGVLRATGIRKSFGDREVLKGVDVTLGAHEVVALIGASGSGKSTLLRCLGLLEPIDDGQIFLGDEDISDPRVDGNRVRARLGAVFQSFNLFPHLSVLDNVTLASRVVHRMPRRDAEARAADLLARVGLADKAKDHPDRLSGGQQQRVAIARAIATDPEVLLLDEITSALDPELVGEVLELVRGLATEGATILMATHEMAFARDVADRVVFLDAGTIVEQGLSSVVLRQPQEARTQSFLARFTA